One window of the Halobacillus litoralis genome contains the following:
- a CDS encoding YfkD famly protein gives MKRKWLGLIVFIGIITLVSAGSISAENKKADKENEIPNHVLNISKDNTYPNSTDDQELLEAEEITKELMENTEVRITNPQLIEMLNETSLKPSPFAIGYRGEIFLGRWPLAYESKETNINWEYQDINKNELSNHGGKQTEEISYVQQEEKQIKGGLTSRISHSEQMMKLILLEAQKNTKLPLSFNTVIGKGTKQNNTYAVPTNKVGILHAYAPAVNEKGDVAFGDVYIQLKGSKKTLNIKNVTRQGIGAWIPIQDHVSFSFELK, from the coding sequence GTGAAAAGAAAATGGTTAGGACTGATCGTATTTATTGGGATTATTACTTTAGTCAGTGCTGGTTCCATTTCAGCTGAAAATAAAAAGGCGGACAAAGAGAACGAGATCCCGAATCATGTATTAAATATATCTAAAGACAATACGTATCCGAATTCAACGGATGACCAGGAATTACTGGAAGCTGAGGAAATCACGAAAGAATTGATGGAAAACACGGAGGTTCGTATTACGAATCCTCAACTGATTGAAATGTTGAATGAAACCTCCTTGAAACCCTCCCCGTTCGCTATTGGATATCGAGGTGAAATCTTTTTAGGGAGATGGCCATTGGCCTATGAATCGAAAGAAACCAATATCAATTGGGAATATCAAGATATCAATAAGAATGAATTGAGTAATCATGGTGGTAAACAGACAGAGGAAATCAGTTATGTACAGCAGGAAGAGAAACAGATCAAAGGGGGTCTGACCTCAAGAATCAGTCACAGTGAACAAATGATGAAATTGATTTTACTTGAGGCCCAGAAGAACACAAAGCTCCCGTTGTCCTTCAATACAGTCATCGGTAAAGGGACTAAACAAAATAATACGTATGCTGTCCCGACGAACAAAGTAGGTATTCTTCATGCTTATGCCCCTGCTGTCAACGAAAAAGGGGATGTAGCTTTCGGTGATGTGTACATCCAATTGAAAGGTTCGAAGAAAACACTGAATATCAAGAATGTGACCCGACAAGGAATAGGAGCGTGGATTCCTATCCAGGATCACGTAAGCTTTTCGTTTGAATTGAAGTAA
- a CDS encoding YczE/YyaS/YitT family protein, translating to MKNIMIKAFFYMVGLIVISLGITLTIKSDLGAGAWDAVNVGLTEHVGLTVGSWVIIIGALLIFTNAVIAKEKPDLLAVMTILIIGKFIDFWMLTVFDTLQLNTVWTQLSVLVGGIIIIAFGVSLYLQPKFSLNPVDGFMVALQKRFGLSLTKAKTLTEAFALVLAIALGGPIGIGTVIILVLIGPFIQFFDGKANHVMNKMLS from the coding sequence ATGAAAAACATAATGATTAAAGCATTTTTTTACATGGTGGGTTTGATTGTCATTTCCCTTGGCATAACACTTACAATCAAATCGGATTTAGGAGCAGGTGCGTGGGACGCTGTAAATGTCGGTCTCACAGAACACGTCGGTTTGACGGTAGGATCGTGGGTCATCATTATCGGTGCTTTACTTATTTTTACAAACGCTGTCATTGCAAAAGAAAAGCCGGATTTACTGGCTGTGATGACTATTTTAATCATTGGAAAGTTCATTGACTTCTGGATGCTTACTGTGTTTGATACTTTGCAACTGAATACAGTGTGGACCCAGCTTTCTGTGCTCGTTGGTGGCATCATTATTATAGCATTTGGTGTTTCATTATATTTACAACCGAAGTTTTCATTGAATCCTGTTGATGGCTTTATGGTCGCTTTACAAAAAAGATTCGGTCTCAGTTTGACGAAAGCAAAGACTTTGACAGAAGCTTTCGCACTTGTTCTGGCCATAGCTCTCGGAGGGCCGATTGGGATTGGTACGGTTATTATTCTGGTCTTGATCGGACCGTTCATTCAATTTTTTGATGGGAAAGCGAATCATGTTATGAATAAAATGCTTTCCTAG
- a CDS encoding OsmC family protein, whose translation MDFYLKENGVRTSFDYGQLNISGDELFGFRPYQLMVASIAGCSIGVFRKILDKQRVDYEDIKVTAEVTRNPEESNRIEKVHLHYVIKGYHLNQDKLLKNLDISRNNCSMVQSVQNSIDVEETLECIQLSK comes from the coding sequence ATGGACTTTTATTTGAAAGAGAATGGTGTACGCACATCGTTTGATTATGGACAATTGAACATATCGGGAGATGAATTATTCGGCTTTCGCCCCTATCAACTGATGGTCGCTTCTATTGCTGGCTGTAGTATCGGCGTATTCCGGAAAATTCTCGACAAGCAAAGAGTGGATTATGAAGATATTAAAGTGACTGCAGAGGTCACGAGGAATCCAGAGGAATCAAACCGAATTGAAAAAGTCCATCTTCATTATGTCATAAAAGGATATCATTTAAATCAAGACAAGCTGCTGAAGAATTTAGATATATCACGAAACAATTGCTCGATGGTACAATCGGTCCAAAATAGTATAGATGTCGAAGAAACGCTTGAGTGTATTCAACTAAGCAAGTAA